A region of the Defluviitalea raffinosedens genome:
AAAAATCAAAGACTTTACAATCTTTGTTGAAGGTGGATTACCGGGAGATAAAATAGAGGTAAGAATTGTGAAGGTGAAGAAAAGCTATGGATATGGGAAACTAATTCGCATCATAGAAGCTTCACCCTTGAGAGTTACTCCCCTTTGCCCCCATGCCAGAAGGTGTGGTGGATGCCAGATCCAGCATTTTGATTATCAGGCTCAACTGGATTTTAAGAGAAAAAAAGTGGAAGATAGTATAGAACGAATAGGGAAACTTACAGATGTTGTTGTTCATCCTACCTTAGGGATGAAAGAACCCTTTTACTATAGAAACAAGGCACAGTTTCCGGTAAAGATGAAAGATGGAAAGGTGCAAATCGGTTTTTACGCTCAAAGAAGTCATGACATTGTGGATATTCCAAAATGTTATATACAGGACCCCATAAATGACGAAATCATTAAGATCATGAGAAACTATATAGAAACCTATAATGTACCTGTGTACGATGAGGAAAAACATAAGGGCCTTATCCGCCATATCTTGACAAGAGTAGGTTTTAAGACGAAAGAATTTATGGTTTGCATTGTTATCAACGGAAAAGATATTCCTCATAAAGATCAACTGATCGCCCAGCTTACCAAAATCCCAAATATGAAAAGCATTGTCCTGAATCACAATACTCAAAAAACCAATGTTATATTAGGAGATACCATCACGACATTATGGGGACAAGACTATATCACCGACTATATTGGGGATGTAAAATTTGAAATATCCCCACTGTCATTCTTTCAGGTAAACCCCATGCAGACAAAGGTGCTTTATGAAAAAGCTTTGGAATATGCGAAGCTTAACGGGGATGAAACGGTATGGGATGCATATTGTGGTATTGGAACCATTTCATTATTCCTTGCCAAAAAAGCAAAGAAAGTATACGGGGTAGAAATCGTCGAAGCAGCCATTGAAGATGCAAGAAGAAATGCAAAAATCAATCATATAGATAATGTAGAATTTTTCGTAGGAAAAGCTGAAGAAGTCATCCCTGCACTCTATGAAGAAAAAGGCATCAAAGCGGATGTCATCGTCGTAGATCCCCCAAGAAAAGGCTGCGACGAAACCCTGCTTGAAACCATGGCCAAAATGGAACCCAAGCGAATCGTTTATGTCTCCTGTGACCCAGGAACTTTGGCGAGGGATTTAAAAATCTTAAGTGAAAAAGGATATAAAGTTGAAGA
Encoded here:
- the rlmD gene encoding 23S rRNA (uracil(1939)-C(5))-methyltransferase RlmD gives rise to the protein MDELPISKNMHFEMTIEDIGSKGEGIGKIKDFTIFVEGGLPGDKIEVRIVKVKKSYGYGKLIRIIEASPLRVTPLCPHARRCGGCQIQHFDYQAQLDFKRKKVEDSIERIGKLTDVVVHPTLGMKEPFYYRNKAQFPVKMKDGKVQIGFYAQRSHDIVDIPKCYIQDPINDEIIKIMRNYIETYNVPVYDEEKHKGLIRHILTRVGFKTKEFMVCIVINGKDIPHKDQLIAQLTKIPNMKSIVLNHNTQKTNVILGDTITTLWGQDYITDYIGDVKFEISPLSFFQVNPMQTKVLYEKALEYAKLNGDETVWDAYCGIGTISLFLAKKAKKVYGVEIVEAAIEDARRNAKINHIDNVEFFVGKAEEVIPALYEEKGIKADVIVVDPPRKGCDETLLETMAKMEPKRIVYVSCDPGTLARDLKILSEKGYKVEEAQPVDMFAHSVHVETVVRLSRQ